One part of the Rutidosis leptorrhynchoides isolate AG116_Rl617_1_P2 chromosome 1, CSIRO_AGI_Rlap_v1, whole genome shotgun sequence genome encodes these proteins:
- the LOC139885599 gene encoding LRR receptor-like serine/threonine-protein kinase ERECTA, protein MEFLRRNFEALRMMGFVMFLLGSSSLFILVNSDDGGALLEIKKSFRDVNNVLYDWTDSPSSDYCTWRGVSCDNVTFNVVALNLSGLNLDGELSPSIGELKGLFSIDLRGNRLSGQIPDEIGDCTNLKNLDLSFNMLTGDIPFSISKLKQLELLTLKNNQLIGPIPSTLSQIPNLKILDLAQNRLNGEIPRLIYWNEVLQYLGLRSNNLVGELSPDICQLKGLWYFDVRNNSLSGTIPSNIGNCTGFQVLDLSYNHLTGEIPFNIGFLQVATLSLQGNQLSGEIPSVIGLMQALAVLDLSCNNLSGQIPPILGNLTYTEKLYLHNNKLTGSIPPELGNMSKLHYLELNDNQLTGSIPLELGKLTDLFDLNVAGNRLEGRIPDNLSSCTNLNSLNVHGNQLKGTIPAEFQKLESMTYLNLSSNNLSGPIPIELSRIGNLDTLDLSNNKISGPIPSPLGDLEHLLKLNLSRNELTGYLPAEFGNLRSVMDIDLSYNRLSGILPQELGQLQNLFMLKLENNNLTGGLLSLVNCLSLTVLNVSYNNLVGDIPTGNNFSKFSPDSFLANPGLCSSLSSSCHTSRSTERVTISKAAILGIALGALVLLLMILVAVCRPHNSKPFIDGSFNKPVHYSSPKLVILHMNMALHVYDDIMRMTENLSEKYIIGYGASSTVYKCVLKNCRPVAIKKLYTHYPQYLKEFETELETVGSIKHRNLVSLQGYSLSPSGNLLFYDYMENGSLWDLLHGPLKKKKLDWDTRIQIALGAAQGLAYLHHDCSPRIIHRDVKSSNILLDKDFEAHLTDFGIAKSLCTSKTFTSTYIMGTIGYIDPEYARTSRLTEKSDVYSYGIVLLELLTGKKAVDNESNLHHLILSKTASNAVMETVDPEISATCKDLGEVKKIFQLALLCTKRQPSERPTMHEVVRVLASILPQPKLNPTGLPTTLLPSSKVSSYMDEYANLKTPHLVNCSSMSTSDAQLFLKFGEVISQNSD, encoded by the exons ATGGAGTTTTTGAGGAGAAATTTTGAAGCTTTGAGAATGATGGGTTTTGTTATGTTTCTTTTGGGTTCTTCAAGTTTGTTCATTTTGGTTAACTCTGATGATG GAGGGGCATTGTTGGAGATAAAAAAGTCATTTAGAGATGTGAATAATGTGCTTTATGACTGGACTGATTCACCTTCTTCAGACTACTGTACGTGGAGAGGTGTTTCTTGTGATAATGTCACCTTCAATGTGGTTGCCCT AAATCTTTCAGGTTTGAATCTTGATGGTGAACTGTCACCAAGTATTGGAGAGCTCAAAGGTTTATTTTCCAT TGATCTACGTGGCAATCGATTATCTGGTCAAATTCCAGATGAGATTGGGGATTGTACTAATCTTAAGAATTT GGATTTATCGTTCAATATGTTAACTGGAGACATTCCTTTTTCCATATCAAAATTAAAACAGCTTGAGCTCTT AACCTTGAAGAACAATCAGTTAATTGGCCCCATACCGTCTACCTTATCTCAGATTCCAAATTTGAAGATTTT GGATTTAGCACAAAATCGGCTCAATGGCGAAATCCCAAGGCTTATATATTGGAATGAAGTGTTACAGTACCT agGATTAAGGAGCAACAATTTGGTAGGAGAACTCTCGCCCGATATTTGTCAATTAAAAGGCCTGTGGTACTT TGATGTGAGGAACAATAGCTTAAGTGGCACGATTCCCTCAAATATTGGCAATTGCACCGGCTTCCAGGTTTT GGACTTGTCATACAACCACTTGACTGGAGAGATACCGTTTAACATTGGATTCCTACAAGTAGCCACATT ATCCCTTCAAGGAAACCAACTATCTGGCGAAATTCCATCAGTTATTGGACTCATGCAGGCACTTGCAGTGTT GGACTTGAGTTGCAATAATTTGAGCGGTCAAATTCCTCCGATCCTTGGAAACTTGACTTACACTGAGAAATT GTATCTTCACAACAACAAGTTGACGGGTTCAATTCCACCCGAGCTCGGGAATATGTCGAAACTCCACTACTT AGAACTGAACGATAATCAGCTTACGGGTAGTATCCCACTAGAGCTTGGAAAGTTAACCGACTTATTTGATCT TAATGTTGCCGGGAATAGACTCGAGGGACGTATACCTGATAACCTAAGCTCTTGCACTAATCTTAACAGCCT AAATGTGCATGGAAACCAATTGAAGGGTACCATCCCTGCTGAATTTCAGAAACTTGAAAGCATGACTTATTT GAATCTTTCTTCAAATAATCTCTCGGGTCCGATCCCTATCGAGCTGTCTCGGATTGGGAACTTAGATACATT GGACCTCTCGAACAACAAAATTAGTGGTCCAATCCCTTCTCCACTTGGTGATTTGGAACATCTCTTAAAACT GAATTTGAGCCGGAACGAGTTGACGGGATATTTACCAGCCGAGTTCGGCAACTTACGAAGTGTCATGGATAT AGATCTTTCCTATAATCGTCTCTCCGGTATATTGCCTCAAGAGCTCGGTCAACTTCAGAATTTGTTCATGCT AAAATTAGAAAATAACAACTTAACAGGAGGTTTGTTATCCTTGGTGAATTGCCTTAGCCTTACAGTTCT AAACGTGTCGTATAATAATCTAGTTGGGGATATTCCGACTGGCAATAACTTCTCAAAGTTTTCACCCGATAG CTTCCTCGCCAACCCCGGTCTTTGCAGTTCTCTAAGTTCTTCATGTCACACTTCGCGTTCCACGGAGCGAG TGACAATTTCTAAAGCGGCTATACTAGGAATCGCGCTTGGAGCGTTGGTTCTTCTTCTTATGATCCTTGTAGCAGTGTGTCGACCTCACAATTCGAAACCTTTCATTGACGGTTCGTTTAACAAACCCGTTCATTACTCATCACCAAAACTTGTGATACTTCACATGAACATGGCGCTTCATGTGTACGACGATATTATGCGGATGACCGAGAACTTGAGCGAAAAGTATATCATTGGCTACGGAGCATCTAGTACCGTGTACAAATGTGTTCTTAAAAACTGTCGGCCCGTCGCTATCAAGAAATTGTATACTCATTATCCTCAGTACTTGAAGGAGTTCGAGACCGAGCTCGAAACTGTCGGGAGCATCAAACATCGAAACCTTGTTAGTCTACAGGGTTACTCTCTATCACCTTCCGGAAACCTCTTGTTTTATGATTACATGGAAAACGGCAGCCTTTGGGACCTCCTTCATG GCCCGTTGAAGAAGAAAAAGCTCGATTGGGATACACGGATTCAGATAGCGCTTGGTGCAGCCCAAGGGCTTGCGTATCTGCACCATGACTGTAGTCCACGTATAATCCATAGAGACGTGAAATCATCGAATATATTACTTGATAAGGATTTTGAAGCACATCTTACTGACTTTGGAATTGCCAAAAGTTTGTGCACGTCGAAAACATTCACGTCGACTTACATCATGGGAACCATTGGTTATATTGATCCTGAATACGCTCGTACTTCTCGCCTGACTGAAAAATCCGATGTCTACAGCTACGGAATTGTTCTACTTGAATTGCTTACCGGGAAAAAAGCTGTTGACAATGAATCAAACCTCCATCATCTG ATCTTATCAAAGACAGCAAGTAATGCAGTCATGGAAACCGTCGATCCTGAAATCTCCGCAACTTGTAAGGACCTCGGTGAAGTAAAAAAGATTTTCCAACTTGCTCTCTTATGCACAAAACGACAACCATCCGAAAGACCAACAATGCATGAAGTGGTTCGAGTCCTCGCAAGCATACTCCCGCAACCGAAACTAAACCCGACGGGTCTACCAACGACATTACTCCCGTCTTCAAAAGTCTCAAGCTACATGGACGAATACGCCAATCTCAAGACTCCACATTTGGTCAATTGTTCATCCATGAGCACCTCAGATGCACAATTGTTTCTCAAGTTTGGTGAGGTTATATCTCAAAACAGTGATTAA